One region of Limnospira fusiformis SAG 85.79 genomic DNA includes:
- a CDS encoding DUF2301 domain-containing membrane protein: MTQTVPTSQPQIYQGQFGEYTITDDDRQGVLVYRVSLAIAAVCFGLGTALVLWDSHSPIFRQLLTPIYLVFWLALGVSLFTIHIYLIILHRFLQFCWLIGGIATLVVAIADPEPLAVTVYNQPYSLFGVGFTFVALTGIYFKEAFCFNRMETKLLTPLVPLLLLGYMAGVWTVINQKFLLFFWAIQFGIFALRKCFQAIPSDIGDKSVFDYLHQQRSAQSHN, encoded by the coding sequence GTGACCCAAACAGTACCAACCTCTCAGCCACAGATCTACCAAGGACAGTTTGGCGAGTATACCATCACTGATGACGATCGCCAGGGAGTCCTAGTATATAGAGTTAGTTTGGCGATCGCCGCCGTCTGCTTTGGTTTAGGGACCGCTTTAGTCTTATGGGACTCACACAGCCCCATATTCCGGCAACTGCTGACCCCTATTTATCTTGTGTTCTGGTTAGCTTTGGGAGTTAGCCTGTTCACAATTCATATCTATCTAATTATTTTACACAGATTCCTTCAGTTTTGTTGGCTCATTGGGGGTATTGCTACCCTGGTAGTGGCGATCGCAGATCCTGAACCCTTAGCCGTCACCGTTTATAATCAGCCATATAGCTTATTCGGTGTCGGCTTTACATTTGTGGCTCTAACAGGCATTTATTTTAAGGAGGCTTTTTGTTTTAATCGCATGGAAACCAAACTGCTAACTCCCCTAGTCCCCCTCTTACTGTTGGGATATATGGCGGGAGTGTGGACAGTCATCAATCAGAAATTTTTGTTGTTTTTCTGGGCTATTCAATTCGGGATTTTTGCCCTCCGCAAGTGTTTCCAAGCCATTCCTTCTGATATTGGTGATAAAAGTGTATTTGATTACCTTCACCAACAGCGATCGGCCCAATCGCACAATTAA
- a CDS encoding haloacid dehalogenase-like hydrolase produces MATIEPESMSMELQGKLVIVDLDETLFLRNSTEEYLNSLQPKTLGAVLLIALDILKPWNWLPQPLKGDQSRDWCRVIISTLIFPWTLIFWQQQAQKLAHNYINQELILKFLEQFPSQIVIATLGFDLIINPIIKNLQFCPDAVISCRFWQGGVDRQRGKYELVKAVLTDEEIANAAVITDSTDDQVLLDAVASPYLVQWPDAQYVPAMADAYIPFLYLERGKRPGQKYFIKNIIADDWLVLILAIAWISPYPALQSIMMLFLLLSFWCIYEYGYVDNDIIAETFEQKPTLSATYQNYKNRVKLLQVWLWAIILAIPGLFLLEVIKLQLTPKTINLSLLSSMGLDGVLWLTFLSVVFGCFWSYNRLDKQTRIWLYFCLQASKCFGFLIVTTTNSIGIMLFASQVLARWIAYIVYRVGKHTEWMEFPGEFFRCFLFTFLIISVALGTGELSILLSWQTLVIFAWCAYRGRRQFVNICRQAYPIYKDKTLV; encoded by the coding sequence ATGGCCACAATAGAGCCCGAATCAATGTCCATGGAACTACAAGGAAAACTTGTAATTGTAGATTTGGACGAAACGCTTTTTCTGCGAAACTCCACAGAAGAATATCTAAATTCTTTACAGCCTAAAACCTTGGGGGCTGTTTTATTAATTGCCCTAGATATTCTCAAGCCTTGGAACTGGTTACCCCAACCCCTCAAAGGAGACCAATCAAGGGATTGGTGTCGTGTAATTATCTCCACCCTAATTTTTCCCTGGACTTTAATTTTTTGGCAACAGCAAGCCCAGAAACTTGCCCATAATTATATCAACCAGGAACTGATCCTAAAATTCCTTGAACAATTCCCCTCACAAATAGTTATTGCTACCCTCGGCTTTGATCTAATTATAAATCCCATTATTAAGAATTTACAATTTTGTCCTGATGCTGTGATTAGTTGTCGGTTTTGGCAGGGAGGGGTTGATCGTCAACGGGGAAAGTATGAGTTAGTTAAAGCAGTATTAACTGACGAAGAAATCGCCAATGCCGCCGTCATTACAGATTCCACAGATGATCAGGTATTATTGGATGCTGTAGCATCACCCTATCTCGTGCAGTGGCCTGATGCTCAATATGTCCCGGCTATGGCTGATGCTTATATTCCATTTTTGTATCTGGAACGCGGTAAGCGCCCCGGCCAAAAATATTTCATCAAGAACATTATTGCAGATGATTGGTTAGTCTTGATTTTGGCGATCGCTTGGATAAGTCCTTATCCAGCTTTACAATCAATCATGATGCTGTTTTTGCTTTTATCTTTTTGGTGTATCTACGAGTATGGCTATGTAGATAATGATATCATCGCCGAAACTTTTGAGCAAAAACCTACTCTCAGCGCCACCTATCAAAACTACAAAAATCGTGTCAAACTCTTGCAGGTTTGGTTATGGGCGATAATTTTGGCAATACCCGGACTTTTCTTGTTAGAGGTGATAAAACTTCAATTAACCCCAAAAACTATCAATTTATCCCTACTCAGTTCTATGGGTTTAGATGGTGTCCTGTGGCTCACTTTTTTGAGCGTTGTATTTGGGTGTTTTTGGAGTTATAACCGCCTTGACAAACAAACTCGAATTTGGCTATATTTCTGCTTACAAGCAAGTAAATGTTTTGGGTTTTTGATAGTAACTACCACAAATAGCATAGGTATTATGTTATTTGCTTCTCAAGTTTTAGCTCGCTGGATCGCCTATATTGTGTATCGAGTCGGTAAACACACCGAATGGATGGAATTTCCGGGAGAGTTTTTCCGGTGCTTTTTGTTTACATTTCTGATTATTTCTGTCGCACTAGGAACCGGGGAATTATCCATTTTACTGAGTTGGCAAACTCTCGTGATTTTTGCCTGGTGTGCTTACCGAGGACGTAGGCAATTTGTCAATATTTGCCGTCAAGCATACCCAATATATAAGGATAAAACTCTGGTCTAA
- the serA gene encoding phosphoglycerate dehydrogenase produces MPKVLVSDPIDQVGLDIISQVAQVDVKTGLPAEELVKIIPEYDALMIRSGTRVTKEIIEAGTQLKIIGRAGVGVDNVDVPAATRQGIVVVNSPQGNTIAAAEHAIAMMLALSRHIPEANVSVKSGQWNRKQFIGVEVYKKTLGIVGLGKIGSHVASAAKAMGMKLLAYDPFISQDRAEQLGCRLVDLDLLIRESDYISLHMPKTEETYHLINAQALAQMKPTARIINCARGGIVDEVALAEALKNDQIAGAAVDVYENEPLEENSPLRELGQKVILTPHLGASTEEAQVNVAIDVAEQIRDVLLGLPARSAVNIPGLYPDALEQLKPYLQLAETLGNLVSQLVGGRVDFLDIRLQGDLANRDSKPVVVAALKGLLSQALRERVNYVNATIEAKERGIRVIETRDASVCDYTGSLHLEAKGSLGTHSVTGALLGDREIRVTNIDDFPINVPPTRYMLFTLHRDMPGIIGKIGSLLGSFNVNIASMQVGRKIVRGEAVMVLSLDDPLPDGLLSEIMKVAGIRDAYTVTL; encoded by the coding sequence ATGCCTAAGGTTCTTGTATCTGATCCGATTGATCAAGTTGGACTTGACATTATCTCTCAGGTGGCTCAGGTGGATGTCAAAACCGGACTACCTGCTGAGGAACTGGTAAAGATTATTCCCGAATATGATGCCCTGATGATCCGTTCTGGTACTCGTGTCACCAAAGAAATAATAGAAGCGGGTACTCAGCTGAAAATTATTGGTCGGGCTGGTGTGGGGGTGGACAACGTGGATGTTCCCGCCGCCACCCGCCAAGGAATTGTCGTAGTTAACTCCCCCCAAGGTAACACGATCGCCGCTGCCGAACACGCTATAGCCATGATGTTAGCCCTATCGCGCCATATTCCCGAAGCCAATGTATCCGTAAAAAGCGGCCAGTGGAATCGCAAACAGTTTATTGGGGTAGAAGTTTACAAAAAAACCCTGGGGATTGTGGGACTGGGTAAAATCGGTTCCCATGTAGCCTCCGCCGCCAAAGCTATGGGGATGAAATTACTAGCCTATGATCCATTTATTTCCCAAGATCGCGCCGAACAGTTAGGCTGTCGGTTAGTAGATTTAGATTTACTGATCCGCGAGTCAGACTATATCAGTCTACATATGCCGAAAACTGAGGAGACCTATCATTTAATTAATGCACAGGCTCTGGCTCAAATGAAACCCACAGCTCGTATCATTAACTGCGCTCGTGGGGGTATTGTGGATGAAGTAGCTTTAGCAGAAGCTCTGAAAAATGATCAAATTGCTGGGGCGGCGGTAGATGTTTATGAAAACGAACCCCTAGAGGAAAATTCCCCCCTGCGGGAGTTGGGTCAAAAGGTGATCCTCACTCCCCACTTAGGAGCATCCACAGAAGAAGCTCAAGTTAATGTAGCCATTGATGTAGCTGAACAAATTAGAGATGTATTGTTGGGCTTACCAGCTCGTTCAGCGGTCAATATTCCTGGGTTGTATCCCGATGCTCTCGAACAACTCAAGCCCTATCTACAACTGGCGGAAACCTTGGGAAATTTGGTCAGCCAATTGGTAGGAGGTAGGGTCGATTTCTTGGATATCCGTTTACAAGGGGATTTAGCCAATCGCGATAGTAAACCGGTGGTGGTAGCGGCTCTGAAAGGTTTGTTATCTCAGGCTCTGCGGGAGCGGGTTAATTATGTTAATGCTACCATTGAAGCCAAAGAACGCGGTATTCGGGTCATTGAAACTAGGGATGCTTCGGTCTGTGACTATACCGGCTCTCTGCATTTGGAAGCTAAGGGATCTTTAGGTACTCATTCGGTGACGGGGGCTCTATTGGGCGATCGGGAAATTCGGGTGACAAATATTGATGATTTCCCCATTAACGTACCCCCGACTCGTTATATGTTATTTACTCTCCACCGAGATATGCCGGGAATTATCGGTAAAATCGGGTCGCTGCTGGGTAGCTTTAATGTCAATATTGCTAGTATGCAGGTCGGTCGTAAAATTGTACGGGGAGAGGCGGTGATGGTTTTAAGTTTAGATGACCCATTGCCGGACGGACTGTTGAGTGAGATCATGAAAGTAGCAGGTATCCGGGATGCCTATACGGTAACTCTCTAA
- the prmA gene encoding 50S ribosomal protein L11 methyltransferase — translation MAHSWWEIRVVCDLNLEETVFWRLENFGFRGTASQTKHQSCLICAYLPEEQAHLLDLAALSILLRQDALCMEMSIPIVQWDLIDEEDWSSSWKQHWEPTEIGDRFWIYPAWLTPPENSDRLILRLDPGVAFGTGAHATTQLCLESLEMRLGILGENPITVVDIGCGSGILGIGAILLGATQVYGVDTDPLAVRSANENRDLNHISPEQMISEVGSVEELIKRAKGPVDGILCNILAEVIMDIIPQLDCLTKPNSWGVLSGILLEQAKPIADLLEQHGWIVATLWKRQNWCCFNIRRS, via the coding sequence ATGGCACATAGCTGGTGGGAAATTCGAGTAGTCTGTGATTTGAACCTAGAAGAAACTGTCTTCTGGCGACTCGAAAATTTTGGCTTTCGGGGAACAGCCAGTCAAACTAAACATCAGTCTTGTTTGATTTGTGCCTATTTACCAGAAGAACAAGCTCATCTTTTGGACCTGGCGGCTTTATCTATTTTGCTGCGCCAGGATGCTTTGTGTATGGAAATGTCTATCCCTATTGTGCAATGGGATCTCATTGATGAGGAAGACTGGTCTAGTAGTTGGAAGCAGCATTGGGAACCAACGGAAATTGGCGATCGCTTTTGGATTTATCCGGCTTGGCTAACTCCCCCCGAAAATAGCGATCGCCTTATTTTACGTCTTGACCCTGGGGTGGCTTTTGGTACCGGAGCCCATGCTACTACTCAGCTTTGCTTGGAGTCCCTAGAAATGCGTTTGGGAATATTAGGGGAAAATCCGATCACTGTTGTTGATATCGGTTGTGGTTCGGGAATTTTGGGTATTGGTGCGATCCTATTGGGGGCGACTCAGGTTTATGGTGTCGATACTGACCCCTTAGCGGTGCGATCGGCTAATGAAAACCGCGACCTTAACCATATATCCCCAGAACAAATGATTAGTGAGGTGGGAAGTGTTGAGGAGTTGATTAAGCGTGCTAAAGGACCTGTTGATGGGATTTTATGCAATATTTTGGCTGAGGTGATTATGGATATAATTCCTCAGTTGGACTGTCTGACTAAACCTAATAGTTGGGGGGTTCTCAGTGGTATTTTGCTAGAACAGGCTAAACCGATCGCTGATTTGTTAGAACAACATGGCTGGATCGTCGCCACTCTCTGGAAGCGACAGAATTGGTGCTGTTTCAATATTAGACGTTCTTGA
- a CDS encoding YeeE/YedE family protein, whose protein sequence is MADFNWISALMGGVLIGMSATILLAFNGRIAGISGMVNGAITFKSQEAWRWLFILGLIAGAAIYEYGFPSPPTPPSNSVPLLMIIGGFLVGFGTRMGNGCTSGHGVCGLGRFSMRSLIAVLSFMTTAFITVFIMRHVLGV, encoded by the coding sequence ATGGCTGATTTTAACTGGATAAGTGCATTAATGGGCGGGGTTTTAATTGGTATGAGTGCTACCATATTATTGGCTTTTAATGGTCGGATTGCTGGCATTAGCGGCATGGTTAATGGGGCGATTACTTTTAAATCCCAGGAGGCTTGGCGATGGCTATTTATTCTGGGTTTAATAGCTGGTGCTGCTATTTATGAATATGGATTTCCATCGCCACCAACTCCCCCGTCAAATTCCGTACCTTTATTAATGATTATTGGTGGTTTTCTAGTGGGGTTTGGTACTCGTATGGGTAACGGTTGCACCAGTGGTCATGGGGTTTGTGGTTTGGGTCGCTTTTCTATGCGATCGCTGATAGCAGTTCTCTCATTTATGACCACTGCTTTTATTACTGTATTTATCATGCGTCATGTTTTAGGGGTGTAA
- a CDS encoding DUF6691 family protein: MNLKENIIVLVSGILFGFGLGLSQMMDRDRVLGFLDLVGVWDPTLIFVLGGAVGVTAIAFRFVLRLPHPLFSNKFYLPTRQDIDPTLIMGAAIFGIGWGIAGYCPGPAITALVLGILNPVLFIIAMIAGSLAYTLSSKLTGPGPK, from the coding sequence ATGAACCTCAAAGAAAATATAATTGTCTTGGTTTCTGGGATTTTATTTGGTTTCGGGCTGGGTTTATCCCAAATGATGGATCGCGATCGCGTCTTGGGATTTTTGGATCTTGTGGGAGTTTGGGACCCTACTTTAATCTTTGTCCTCGGCGGCGCTGTGGGGGTGACAGCGATCGCTTTTCGGTTTGTCCTCCGTCTTCCTCACCCCCTATTTTCCAACAAATTTTATCTACCTACTCGCCAAGATATCGACCCCACTTTAATCATGGGAGCCGCTATTTTTGGCATTGGCTGGGGTATTGCTGGCTACTGTCCGGGTCCCGCCATTACCGCCCTAGTTTTAGGTATTCTTAACCCGGTATTGTTTATAATCGCGATGATTGCTGGGTCCTTGGCTTATACCCTCTCATCTAAGCTAACAGGTCCTGGGCCAAAGTAG
- a CDS encoding FAD-dependent oxidoreductase has product MSNPSPMALKSDRIVIVGAGFGGLTATRLLAKAGANVLLIDRNCYHTFIPLLYQVATGLLYPHQIVYPLQSAFKKYPNVEFIQTNVDRINYEYQWVDTDHGQIRYDILVIATGSRPQLDHIPGAAKYSLTLNTLEDAAVVRHHIVDRIRRAILEPEPIDRARLLTFVIVGGGPTGVELAGGLIDQLRALLGWRRLFPLAKVILVHSGDRLLPNFSQGFSAYCERHLRQLGVSVWLNRRVLRVNSQGVELDTGEAIAAPTIIWTAGVQVDHPSQLDQISTAAKGKIIVEPILRVPDHPKVYAIGDVAFLRPDHGLSGIAPEAIQQGEAVATNILHQLRGTSPQPFRYIDKGKAAIISRYAGILSCDRLNNTGFLGWLTWLVIHMCYLPGWRNRLTVGYNWFWDCVLGLRLLKPIIRPYREIAFLNSPDPAIEFFKDKSQRKRSHLLSQDNWIMNYIPLIGRAFLATIFINSSVSKILDFAATEEMIALRGLPHPNLMLLGNIVFQLVGAFSLILGYKTRWGAIILILFLIPTTLVFHNFLDDPAQKTAFLKNLALIGSLMMVSYFGPGPVSLDERV; this is encoded by the coding sequence TTGAGCAACCCGAGTCCCATGGCGTTAAAGAGCGATCGCATTGTCATTGTGGGCGCTGGATTTGGTGGTTTAACAGCAACCCGCCTCCTAGCTAAGGCGGGCGCGAATGTGTTGCTAATCGATCGCAACTGCTACCATACTTTTATACCCCTACTGTATCAAGTAGCCACCGGGTTACTATATCCCCACCAAATCGTTTATCCCCTCCAGTCAGCATTCAAAAAATATCCCAATGTCGAATTTATCCAGACTAACGTTGACCGGATTAATTATGAATATCAATGGGTAGATACAGATCACGGACAAATCAGATATGATATTCTCGTCATCGCTACCGGAAGCCGTCCCCAATTAGATCACATCCCTGGGGCTGCTAAATATAGCTTAACTTTAAATACCCTAGAAGATGCGGCGGTTGTGCGCCATCATATCGTCGATCGCATTCGCCGGGCTATTTTAGAACCTGAACCCATTGATCGCGCCCGGTTATTGACATTTGTGATTGTTGGTGGCGGTCCGACCGGGGTAGAATTGGCCGGAGGTTTAATCGACCAACTCCGCGCTTTGTTAGGTTGGCGGCGGTTATTCCCCCTGGCGAAGGTGATTTTAGTACATTCCGGCGATCGCCTACTTCCCAACTTTTCCCAGGGGTTTAGCGCCTATTGTGAACGTCATTTACGCCAATTGGGGGTATCTGTCTGGTTAAATCGTCGGGTTTTGCGGGTCAACTCCCAGGGGGTAGAATTAGACACCGGAGAAGCGATCGCCGCCCCAACTATTATCTGGACAGCAGGGGTACAAGTCGATCATCCCAGCCAGCTTGACCAAATCTCTACCGCCGCCAAGGGTAAAATCATTGTGGAACCGATTTTACGAGTTCCCGATCATCCTAAAGTATATGCGATCGGAGATGTGGCTTTTCTCAGGCCTGATCATGGTCTTAGCGGTATCGCCCCGGAAGCTATCCAACAGGGGGAAGCGGTGGCGACCAATATTTTGCATCAGTTACGGGGAACATCTCCGCAACCTTTTCGTTATATTGATAAAGGCAAGGCTGCTATTATTAGTCGCTATGCTGGGATTTTGTCATGCGATCGCCTCAATAACACCGGATTTTTGGGTTGGCTAACTTGGTTAGTGATTCATATGTGTTATCTACCGGGATGGCGCAATCGCTTAACAGTCGGCTATAACTGGTTCTGGGATTGTGTTTTAGGACTGAGACTGCTAAAACCGATTATCCGCCCTTACCGGGAAATTGCCTTTTTAAATAGTCCTGATCCGGCTATCGAGTTTTTTAAGGATAAATCCCAAAGAAAGCGATCGCATTTGTTGTCTCAAGATAATTGGATTATGAATTATATTCCCCTAATTGGACGAGCATTTTTAGCCACCATTTTTATCAATTCATCCGTTAGCAAAATCTTGGATTTCGCCGCTACCGAGGAAATGATAGCATTGCGGGGATTGCCACATCCCAATTTAATGCTATTAGGAAATATTGTGTTTCAATTAGTGGGGGCTTTTTCTTTAATTCTAGGTTATAAAACCCGTTGGGGGGCGATTATTTTGATATTATTTTTAATCCCCACCACCCTAGTTTTCCACAATTTCCTAGATGATCCTGCTCAGAAAACGGCATTTTTAAAGAACTTAGCCCTAATTGGTTCTTTAATGATGGTTTCCTACTTTGGCCCAGGACCTGTTAGCTTAGATGAGAGGGTATAA
- a CDS encoding type II toxin-antitoxin system VapC family toxin, giving the protein MYLLDTNVCIALLKNHPNAVAKFAQHFQSSCLSSIVVSELYKGVYCSQKIEQNLAKLQQLQFMSLFYHK; this is encoded by the coding sequence ATGTATTTGCTAGATACTAACGTATGTATCGCTTTACTTAAAAATCATCCCAATGCTGTAGCCAAATTCGCCCAGCATTTTCAATCGTCTTGTCTGAGTTCTATTGTGGTTTCCGAACTCTACAAAGGGGTTTATTGCTCACAAAAAATAGAACAAAACTTGGCTAAATTACAACAGTTACAGTTTATGAGTCTATTTTATCACAAATAG
- a CDS encoding PIN domain-containing protein, translating into MKGLDTNVIVRFLVRDDESQWQQADRYINQALENHQTCLINNIVLCEVAWVLRSRYKIKRDQLITILETLLNTNIFVFENSDDIAWAINQMKSGNADFSDYLIVRINQQAGCDETASFDVKLGQLSQVYRLGS; encoded by the coding sequence GTGAAAGGTTTGGATACCAATGTCATCGTCCGCTTTCTAGTCCGAGACGATGAATCACAATGGCAGCAAGCGGATCGATACATCAATCAAGCCCTAGAAAATCATCAAACCTGCTTGATTAATAATATTGTCCTTTGTGAAGTTGCTTGGGTATTACGCAGTCGGTATAAAATTAAGCGAGACCAACTCATTACTATCCTAGAAACTCTCTTAAATACCAATATTTTTGTATTTGAAAATTCCGATGATATCGCTTGGGCAATTAATCAAATGAAGTCGGGAAATGCTGATTTTTCTGATTATTTGATTGTTCGCATCAATCAACAGGCTGGCTGTGATGAAACCGCATCGTTTGATGTCAAGCTAGGGCAATTATCCCAGGTTTACCGGCTGGGTTCATAA
- a CDS encoding AbrB/MazE/SpoVT family DNA-binding domain-containing protein, giving the protein MALTRITPEGTATIPPEILDWLQLKPGDPINIAISPDGKVYLEPVPKAAKIDVRTLSGCLYDPDRKPVSLAEMEQAIAEGAGESM; this is encoded by the coding sequence ATGGCACTGACCCGAATTACCCCAGAGGGAACCGCAACGATTCCCCCAGAAATTCTCGACTGGCTGCAATTAAAACCGGGAGACCCGATTAATATCGCCATTTCTCCTGATGGCAAAGTCTATTTAGAACCCGTCCCCAAAGCGGCTAAAATTGATGTCCGTACCTTATCGGGTTGTCTCTACGATCCAGACAGAAAACCCGTTTCTCTAGCGGAAATGGAACAAGCCATTGCTGAAGGGGCAGGAGAATCGATGTGA
- a CDS encoding type II toxin-antitoxin system Phd/YefM family antitoxin codes for MNKITLEEVSQNLSNYLQRAQAGESFVIFQADQPVAKIVSAKSEGILEAFDAFRDRLVAEGINLEVDDIFANVRDDTPTPEKPGW; via the coding sequence ATGAATAAAATCACCCTAGAAGAAGTAAGTCAAAATTTAAGCAATTATCTGCAACGCGCCCAAGCTGGAGAAAGTTTTGTGATTTTTCAGGCAGACCAACCTGTTGCTAAAATTGTTTCGGCGAAATCAGAGGGGATTTTAGAGGCGTTTGATGCGTTTCGCGATCGCCTTGTAGCCGAGGGGATAAACTTAGAAGTTGATGATATTTTTGCCAATGTTCGGGACGACACCCCCACTCCTGAAAAGCCCGGGTGGTGA
- a CDS encoding type II toxin-antitoxin system VapC family toxin — translation MKFLLDTNIISESIKLQPNPAFLAQFRHNLPESAIASVTWHELLYGFHRLPESRRKRLLSHYLTQVIQNKMIILPYCDRAAEWFAIERARLTTLGRTPSYPDGQIAAIARVNDLVLVTRNVSDFADFDGLTLENWLA, via the coding sequence ATGAAATTTCTCCTAGATACTAACATTATTTCAGAAAGTATTAAGCTCCAGCCCAATCCGGCTTTTTTAGCGCAGTTTCGACACAATTTGCCAGAATCAGCGATCGCATCAGTGACATGGCATGAGCTTCTTTATGGGTTTCATCGCTTGCCCGAGTCGCGACGAAAAAGACTTTTGTCTCATTACTTAACCCAGGTCATCCAGAATAAAATGATTATTCTGCCCTACTGCGATCGGGCGGCGGAATGGTTTGCCATTGAACGGGCGAGATTGACCACTTTGGGTCGAACACCTTCCTACCCGGATGGACAGATTGCAGCGATCGCCAGGGTTAACGATTTGGTTCTAGTGACTCGTAATGTCTCAGACTTCGCTGATTTTGATGGATTAACCCTTGAAAATTGGTTGGCTTAG
- a CDS encoding type II toxin-antitoxin system Phd/YefM family antitoxin: MKIIDINQALPQIMELIEMAFAGEEIIISKNNQQTIKIAPVLSPQPRPPLFGCDKDRISLRDDFDEPLDDFQDYI; the protein is encoded by the coding sequence ATGAAAATTATTGATATTAACCAAGCCTTACCGCAAATTATGGAACTGATAGAAATGGCTTTTGCCGGAGAAGAAATTATCATCAGTAAAAATAATCAGCAAACCATTAAAATTGCTCCCGTTTTATCACCTCAGCCGCGTCCCCCTTTATTTGGGTGCGATAAAGACCGGATTTCCCTCCGGGATGATTTTGATGAACCCTTGGATGATTTTCAGGACTATATTTAA
- a CDS encoding nucleotidyltransferase family protein gives MIFLPMMDLGELDVNVDMIQTAIALPMEEIAEFCQKWKVTEFALFGSILRDDFHGNSDVDVMVQFHPEAHPTLFDLAEMEEELKQLFERDVDLITRKGIENSRNYLRRQAILSSARVIYGTGCSILA, from the coding sequence ATGATATTTTTGCCGATGATGGACTTAGGCGAATTGGATGTTAATGTTGACATGATTCAGACTGCGATCGCACTGCCGATGGAAGAAATTGCTGAATTTTGCCAAAAGTGGAAAGTCACCGAGTTTGCCTTATTCGGCTCGATTCTGCGGGATGATTTTCATGGGAATAGTGATGTGGATGTTATGGTACAATTTCATCCCGAAGCCCATCCCACCCTGTTTGATTTAGCTGAGATGGAAGAGGAACTCAAACAACTATTTGAGCGCGATGTTGATTTAATAACTCGAAAGGGAATTGAGAATAGTCGGAACTATCTGCGTCGCCAAGCCATTCTATCTTCTGCACGGGTGATTTATGGAACGGGATGTTCAATCCTTGCTTGA
- a CDS encoding HepT-like ribonuclease domain-containing protein, translating into MERDVQSLLDMLQSAEIVTEYISGRSREDLATDLQLQDAIIRRLSLIGEAAKRVSEPTRDRLTTIPWSVINGMRNRLVHEYDGIDLFDK; encoded by the coding sequence ATGGAACGGGATGTTCAATCCTTGCTTGATATGCTGCAATCCGCCGAAATCGTGACGGAATATATTTCTGGGCGATCGCGGGAAGATTTAGCGACTGATTTACAATTGCAAGATGCGATAATTCGGAGACTTTCACTGATTGGTGAAGCAGCAAAACGAGTTTCTGAACCGACTCGCGATCGCTTGACTACAATTCCTTGGTCAGTGATTAACGGGATGAGAAATCGACTCGTCCATGAATATGATGGAATTGACCTCTTTGATAAATAA
- a CDS encoding type II toxin-antitoxin system VapC family toxin — translation MYILDTDHLSLIQRNGEPGQRILAKIATVENIQVAVTIITYEEQIRGRLSFLSQAKTVEQQIIAYEGLQKTAKDYCLIPILPFDYPAAVEHQRLRKTYPRLGNMDLKIAAISLVQNATLLTCNQSDFGIIQELSIENWSINGSGIRDK, via the coding sequence ATGTATATTTTGGATACGGATCATCTGAGTCTCATTCAACGCAATGGTGAACCCGGTCAACGGATTTTGGCAAAAATAGCAACCGTTGAGAATATTCAAGTTGCTGTCACTATCATCACTTATGAAGAACAAATCAGAGGAAGACTCAGTTTTTTGTCCCAAGCGAAAACAGTTGAGCAACAAATCATCGCTTATGAAGGACTGCAAAAAACGGCAAAGGACTATTGTCTTATCCCCATTTTACCCTTCGATTATCCTGCCGCAGTCGAGCATCAACGCCTCCGCAAAACCTACCCCCGTTTAGGCAATATGGACTTGAAAATTGCTGCCATTTCTCTGGTTCAAAATGCCACCCTCCTAACGTGCAACCAGTCTGATTTTGGCATTATCCAAGAACTCTCCATCGAAAACTGGTCAATCAACGGTTCTGGAATCAGGGATAAATAA